The stretch of DNA ATGTCCAGGGTGCCACGGCCCAGGCACCAGAAGCCTGAGGCGAAAGACTGGGGCCTGGAGGACATGCGCCAGTGGCTGCGGGAGGCCCTGGAGGACGCCACGCCCCTGGCCTCCCTGCTCGCACTGATGCTGTTAACCGGCCTCAGGCCAGGGGAGGCGCTGGGGCTAAGGTGGGATGACATCGACCTAGAGCGTGGCACCCTCACGGTGAGGCGCAGCGTCACCTGGGCAGGGAGCACCTGGCATGAGGGCAAGCCGAAAACCCGAGCGGGCGAGAGGACAGTAGCCCTCCCGTCCCTGGCGGTGGAGCTGCTAGGGCGGCTGCCCAAAGACTCTGTCCACATCTTCTGGCAAGAGCGGCCGCCCTACACCAAACGCATCAGCGAGACGATGGCCGCCCTGTGCGAGAGGGCAAATGTCCCCAGGCGCCCCGCCCACTACCTGAGACATGCCCACGCCTCCCTCCTAGCTGCCCAGGGTCTGGACGTGAAGTCCCTGCAGCGCAGGCTGGGCCATTCCCAGGCTTCAGTGACGTTGAACGTCTACGCCCACGCCCTCTCGGAGATGGACCGGAGGGCGGCAGAGCTGGTGGACGAGGCCCTGGCCAAGTAGTGTTTGTATGCTAACGCCCCTTGACAGTTCCCCCTCAGCGTGGTATTATGCAACACAAGCCAAACCGAGAGGGGAGTGAGCGTATGCAACGATTCTTCCTTGCCTTGAGGCTGCCGCCTGCCGAGCGTGAAGCGGTGGAGCGAATGCGCCAAGAGTTACGCCTGCGCTCGTGGCAGGATGTGGCGGTCCGTGCCTACTACCGCCTCAAGCAGGAAGTTCTCGGAAAGGAGGTTGACCACGTAGGTGGGAATGGCGAAAAGGCTTAAACCTTTCGAGGCCGACGGGCCCCGCTGTCAGCTTGCCAGGCGGGAGCGGGGCCCTGGAGGCACCGGCA from Dehalococcoidia bacterium encodes:
- a CDS encoding site-specific integrase; its protein translation is MGRRANHEGTYVHRRGRWEAAVRIAGRRYWVSGRTRQECRDKLQALLLRHQAGELAPPSRLTLGEWCQQWLGQGRWRPSTLRRYRQVLAPLLARLSHVRLSRLEPWPIAAVLASLDMGGRSKELAHVVLHACLSEAVKLGLIATNPMSRVPRPRHQKPEAKDWGLEDMRQWLREALEDATPLASLLALMLLTGLRPGEALGLRWDDIDLERGTLTVRRSVTWAGSTWHEGKPKTRAGERTVALPSLAVELLGRLPKDSVHIFWQERPPYTKRISETMAALCERANVPRRPAHYLRHAHASLLAAQGLDVKSLQRRLGHSQASVTLNVYAHALSEMDRRAAELVDEALAK